The nucleotide window CCGTAGTACCAAGCTGGAATACTGTACCGTAGTACCAAGCTGGAATACTGTACCGTGGTACCAAGCTGGTGTACTGTACCGTAGTGCCAAGCTGGTGTATTGTACCGTAGTACCAAGCTGGTGTACTGTACCGTAGTACCAAGCTGGAATACTGTACCTTAGTACCAAGCTGAAGTATGTACCGTAGTACAAAGCTGGTGTACTGTACCGTAGTACCAAGCTTGTGTACTGTACCGTAGTACCAAGCTGGAATACTGTACCGTAGTACCAAGCTGGTGTACTGTACCGTAGTACCAAGCTGGAGTACTGTACCGTAGTACCAAGCTGGTGTACTGTACCGTAGTACCAAGCTGGAATACTGTACCGTAGTACCAAGCTGGAGTACTGTACCGTAGTACCAAGCTGGTGTACTGTACCGTAGTACCAAGCTGGTGTATTGTACCGTAGTACCAATCTGGTGTACTGTACCGTAGTACCAAGCTGGAATACTGTACCGTAGTACCAAGCTGGAGTACTGTACCGTAGTACCAAGCTGGTGTACTGTACCGTAGTACCAAGCTGGTGTACTGTACCGTAGTACCAAGCTGGTGTACTGTACCGTAGTACCAAGCTGGTGTACTGTACCGTAGTACCAAGCTGGAGTACTGTACCGTAGTACCAAGCTGGTGTATTGTACCGTAGTACCAATCTGGTGTACTGTACCGTAGTACCAAGCTGGAATACTGTACCGTAGTACCAAGCTGGTGTACTGTACCGTAGTACCAAGCTGGAGTACTGTACCGTAGTACCAAGCTGGTGTACTGTACCGTAGTACCAAGCTGGTGTATTGTACCGTAGTACCAAGCTGGTGTACTGTACCGTAGTACCAAGCTGGAATACTGTACCGTAGTACCAAGCTGAAGTATGTACCGTAGTACCAAGCTGGTGTACTGTACCGTAATACCAAGCTGGTGTACTGTACCGTAGTACCAAGCTGGAATACTGTACCGTAGTACCAAGCTGGTGTACTGTACCGTAGTACCAAGCTGGAGTACTCTACCGTAGTACCAAGCTGGTGTACTGTACCGTAGTACCAAGCTGGAATACTGTACCGTAGAACCAAGCTGGAGTACTGTACCGTAGTACCAAGCTGGTGTACTGTACCGTAGTACGAAGCTGGTGTATTGTACCGTAGTACCAATCTGGTGTACTGTACCGTAGTACCAAGCTGGAATACTGTACCGTAGTACCAAGCTGGAGTACTGGACCGTAGTACCAAGCTGGTGTACTGTACCGTAGTACCAAGCTTGTGTACTGTACCGTAGTACCAAGCTGGTGTACTGTACCGTAGTACCAAGCTGGTGTACTGTACCGTAGTACCAAGCTGGAGTACTGTACCGTAGTACCAAGCTGGTGTATTGTACCGTAGTACCAATCTGGTGTACTGTACCGTAGTACCAAGCTGGAATACTGTACCGTAGTACCAAGCTGAAGTATGTACCGTAGTACCATGCTGGTGTACTGTACCGTAGTACCAAGCTGGTGTACTGTACCGTAGTACCAAGTTGGAATACTGTACCGTAGTACCAAGCTGGTGTACTGTACCGTAGTACCAAGCTGGAGTACTGTACCGTAGTACCAAGCTGGTGTACTGTACCGTAGTACCAAGCTGGTGTACTGTACCGTAGTACCAAGCTGGTGTACTGTACCGTAGTACCAAGCTGGTGTACTGTACCGTAGTACCAAGCTGGTGTACTGTACCGTAGTACCAAGCTGGTGTACTGTACCGTAGTACCAAGCTGGTGTACTGTACCGTAGTACCAAGCTGGTGTACTGTACCGTAGTACCAAGCTGGTGTACTGTACCGTAGTACCAAGCTGGTGTACTGTACCCTAGTACCAAGCTGGTGTACTGTACCGTAGTACCAAGCTGGTGTACTGTACCGTAGTACCAAGCTGGAATACTGTACCGTAGTACCAAGCTGGAGTACTGTACCGTAGTACCAAGCTGGTGTACTGTACCGTAGTACCAAGCTGGTGTATTGTACCGTAGTACCAAGCTGGTGTACTGTACCGTAGTACCAAGCTGGAATACTGTACCGTAGTACCAAGCTGAAGTACTGTACCGTAGTACCAAGCTGGTGTACTGTACCGTAGTACCAAGCTGAAATACTGTACCGTAGTACCAAGCTGGTGTACTGTACCGTAGTACCAAGCTGGAGTACTGTACCGTAGTACCAAGCTGGTGTACTGTACCGTAGTACCAAGCTGGTGTACTGTACCGTAGTACCAAGCTGGTGTACTGTACCGTAGTACCAAGCTGGTGTACTGTACCGTAGTACCAAGCTGGAGTACTGTACCGTAGTACCAAGCTGGTGTACTGTACCGTAGTACCAAGCTGGTGTACTGTACCGTAGTACCAAGCTGGTGTACTGTACCGTAGTACCAAGCTGGTGTACTGTACCGTAGTACCAAGCTGGTGTACTGTACCGTAGTACCAAGCTGGTGTACTGTACCGTAGTACCAAGCTGGTGTACTGTACCGTAGTACCAAGCTGGTGTACTGTACCGTAGTACCAAGCTGGTGTACTGTACCGTAGTACCAAGCTGGTGTACTGTACCGTAGTACCAAGctggtactgtactgtaccaagCTGGTGTACTGTACCGTAGTACCAAGCTGGTGTACTGTACCGTAGTACCAAGCTGGTGTACTGTACCGTAGTACCAAGCTGGTGTACTGTACCGTAGTACCAAGCTGGTGTACTGTACCGTAGTACCAAGCTGGTGTACTGTACCGTAGTACCAAGCTGGTGTACTGTACCGTAGTACCAAGCTGGTGTACTGTACCGTAGTACCAAGCTGGTGTACTGTACCGTAGTACCAAGCTGGTGTACTGTACCGTAGTACCAAGCTGGAGTACTGTACCGTAGTACCAAGCTGGTGTACTGTACCGTAGTACCAAGCTGGTGTACTGTACCGTAGTACCAAGCTGGTGTACTGTACCGTAGTACCAAGCTGGTGTACTGTACCGTAGTACCAAGCTGGTGTACTGTACCGTAGTACCAAGCTGGTGTACTGTACCGTAGTACCAAGCTGGTGTACTGTACCGTAGTACCAAGCTGGTGTACTGTACCGTAGTACCAAGCTGGTGTACTGTACCGTAGTACCAAGCTGGTGTACTGTACCGTAGTACCAAGCTGGTGTACTGTACCGTAGTACCAAGCTGGTGTACTGTACCGTAGTACCAAGCTGGTGTACTGTACCGTAGTACCAAGCTGGTGTACTGTACCGTAGTACCAAGCTGGTGTACTGTACCGTAGTACCAAGCGTACCTGAAACACTCGGGGGACCTCATCTCTTATGTATGGAAACTGCTCAAAAATATAACATAAACCTGCCATAGCTAGACTTAATAGTCACCTGTATGGTAGAGTGCTTCTGTACACACCTGTCTGACCGATGGATGTTGTACTATATACTTATCGTGTACTCGATGTTGCACTAAATTTACAGCACACCTGTGAGCTGGTGGAAGCGGCTCACCTGTGAGGTAGTGGTAGCACCACACCTGTGAGGTAGTGGTAACACCACGCTTGTGAGGTAGTGGTAACACCACACCTGtgaggtagtggtagcagcacacctgtgaggtagtggtagcagcacacctgtgaggtagtggtagcagcacacctgtgaggtagtggtagcagcacacctgTGAGGTAGTGGTAACACCACGCTTGtgaggtagtggtagcagcacacctgtgaggtagtggtagcagcacacctgTGAGGTAGTGGTAGCACCACACCTGtgaggtagtggtagcagcacacctgTGAGGTAGTGGTAACACCACACCTGTGAGGTAGTGGTAGCACCACACCTGTGAGGTGGTGGTAGCACCACACCTGTGAGGTGGTGGTAGCACTACACCTGcgaggtagtggtagcagcacacctgTAAGCTGGTAATATACCTTGACAATACTGGTGATCAACTCACCTGTCTGGTTGAGGTGATGCTTCAACACACACTTGTAGAGGAAGGCGTACTGGGCCTGCAGTGAAACTGATTTAAAATATCAACACATTTCTTGCGTCCCTACACATGTCATGAATAAGGGAAATCCACATTAAAGCACATCACCAAATTATTAATAACGATGTAATACAGCCATCAGTACTAAAATGATTATATGATGTAGTGATCTTTTTTGTCCAAGAGAATACAAATGATACAGACATGATTAAAGAAAATATATTGGTTGGTACTCACTGAAAAAAACAGTCATTTACATTATCACTGTCTTTGAGGCTAAGTAATCTCGTCTAGTAAGGTGCACATAGCTATATTAAGATGTTTCTCACCTCTGTTTGCACCATGTTAGTGCGGTGTAGCCTCATCCTGTATACAGTGTGGAAGACATCCACACTATCCTGGTCAGCCATCTCATCTATCATGTTGTTGAGACCGATGAAGGTACcagtgcgacccacaccagcactgaacacacaacacttgtGTTAGTACACTAGCTGAGCTCGTGGTGATTAATGTTACTTGTACCACAGTGTATGTAGTCATTATAGCACCTAGGTCACTAGTACCCTCAACGTTAGTGCCAGCTGTgacagaagcactggtcactagtatcgTCAAAGTTAGtgccagcagtgacagtagcacTGGTCACTAATACCGTCAACGTtagtgtcaacagtgacagtagcactGGTCACTAATACCGTCAACGCtagtgtcaacagtgacagtagcactGGTCACTAATACCGTCAACGTtagtgtcaacagtgacagtaacactggtcactaaTACCGTCAACGTtagtgtcaacagtgacagtaacactggtcactaaTACCGTCAACGTtagtgtcaacagtgacagtagcactGGTCACTAATACAGTCAACGTTagtgtcaacagtgacagcaCTGGTCACTGATACCGTCAACGTtagtgtcaacagtgacagtagcactGGTCACTAATACCGTCAACGTtagtgtcaacagtgacagtagcactGGTCACTAATACCGTCAACATtagtgtcaacagtgacagtagcactGGTCACTAATACCGTCAACGTTAGtatcaacagtgacagtagcactGGTCACTAATACCGTCAACGTtagtgtcaacagtgacagtaacactggtcact belongs to Cherax quadricarinatus isolate ZL_2023a unplaced genomic scaffold, ASM3850222v1 Contig5677, whole genome shotgun sequence and includes:
- the LOC138852239 gene encoding receptor-type tyrosine-protein phosphatase epsilon-like yields the protein MGCPNTPDDLIHLVEVVRKAVPPSSSHVVVHCSAGVGRTGTFIGLNNMIDEMADQDSVDVFHTVYRMRLHRTNMVQTEAQYAFLYKCVLKHHLNQT